AAAATAATCGCTATATATTTCATGTTCTTCAAAGGTTTCAGGATCCTGATAATATCCCATGACATTCCATCTGTATTTTCCTGTATCTAGTGAAATTGAAGTTGTTTCTGATGAGAGCTGATATTCAAAATAGTTATATGGTTCAGTTAATTGTTCTATATAAAGTACATATTTATCTACTATTATAGGTTCATCCATATTGTTTTTGTGGATAAATGCTTTCCATTCAAAGTTAACTTCAGCTGGAGCATCAGTTGAATGCCATTCATTTTCTGGTGAAATTAAATCTACATAATAGAATGTATCTTCAACATATATATTGAACCAGTATGGATTTTCTGGGTAAATAATTTCTATATTTCCATTACCAAAATCTGCATAACCTATAACAGCCCAGAAATAACTACCTTCATTTAAATCAATAGTGACCTGTGTATCAGATGTTTTGACGAGTCTTATTAATTCGTTTGGACTTAAATTTCCATCAATATAATCCCATACACGCCATTCTGTATTATCTATAATTAATTCGTATGTAATTGTAGCATTATTTATATTTTTTGGAGTCCATTGAAAGGTTACGGATGTTCCGATTATTGTAATGTCTTCAAGATAAATTGTTCCTTTCTCTTTTCCAAAATCTTCTAAATTTATTTCTATTTTATTGTCGAGACCACTAATTAATCCTTTAAAGGTCGAATCTGGAAATTCAACAATTAGATTAGTTGAATTGTTACTTTCTTCTATATAAATATCTGGTAAAAATACATTTAAATTTGAAAAATCATCAGGACTATTGAAAAACACACCAGGATAAATGGTTATATTTTTATTATACTCTAAAGGAATATCTATACCTTTTGAAGAGTCTTGTATTATCTGTGCCAATTCTTCAGTTTTTTTCAGACTATCCATAGTCGGAATAAAATCTTCTAATTTTATAGGTGGAGTATCGCCAGAGGTTGGGTCATGTGGCTGAATAATATAATCCATAATTCTATCTTCAAAAATCTTATTTAAAATATCATGTAAAGATATAAGTTCATTTTTTATTGTATTAATTAATTCAATAGAAGTATTATAGTCTTTAAAATATAGTATATGTCCAAATATATAGGTCTCAAGTTCCCATCCGGTTATCTTCTCAGAATCAAGAGGAGGAGGGGTTTTAAAAAGTTTTTTTAAAATCTCATCTATTTTATCCATAAGATTAACATTGTTTTTTAAAACTGTTTTTATGTTGTCTGAAGGATTATTGAAATCATATATAAATAATGATTTTCCTATTATTCCTATTAATCCAGTTATAAGTGATATTTGCCCTGTAGTTCCTTCATCAATTAATATATAGTCATTATCATCAAAAGTTGGATTATAATTTTCGCTGAAATTTTCGTTAATTAATTCATAATCAAAGATAGCATCACCACCAGCTGGATCTATTCCAAGAACTCTTGGAAATTGATCGATTTTTAGTAAATCATAAAAAGGAATAGAATCTTCACCATTTTCAGTCTTTATTTTTAGTTTTAAAGGTGAAGTGGATTCAACAGTTCCATCCATATCCCAATCAAATTCATTTATTTTATATTTTACATCTGTATATAAATATCCATTTTTTATTGATCCAAAAAGCAAAGAGATATTATTAATGTCCTTTATTATGTTTAATAAAGCAGTTTCTGTTGCATCTGACATATTAATGATATATTTTATAAATATTTGTGGTGATGCTTCAAAAGAAGCTAAGGAAGAAATAAAATCTTTATTTTCATTTAAAAAAGTCATGATATGGGAATAAGTATTATAGATATTTTTTAAACCAGAAACAATATCTTTTTCCATATCGTCTGTAATTGTGTCTGGATTAGTATTGGATGTTACGGTTATGGTTGGTTGGGTAGATATAACATCAATTCCATAATTTGCAGCAAATATTGAAAAATCTGATAATCCTATTTTACCATCAGGTTTGGCTAAATCAAACACTTCATCCCAGATACCCTTATGTGCAAAATTACCAGCTGGACCAATATCTATTAAATCAAAATCTTTCATATTTCCATTAAAACTATCTCTTTCAAGTCCATAAAAATATGTAAACGATGAAAAATCTGAAATATCAACCTTTCCATCAAAATCAAAATCTCCTAACAGTCCAAAAGAGACGCCTTTACTATAATAATCAAAATTTTTTGTAATACTATTTCTATTATAAGTATTGATATTTTTAAGTTTAAAATCTTTATCAGTTACTTTTAATAATATATTCCCACGATGAATAGTATCAGGAGAAGAAATAGCTACCTTTAAACCAGCATCATTTTTTATGATTTTTAAAAATTTTGAAGGTATGTAAATATTGTCAATATTTGTATTTTCAAAAACAAATTCAAAACTATCGGCTTCAACATTTGATTTTATAATATATTCGTTATTATTTTTTTCTATAATAATAGATTTAAAACTTTCTTGATTTTTAACATCCTTTTTAAAATTAAAACATGAAGTAAGAAGAAATATAGATAAAATTAAGATTATAAACAAAAAGTATTTATTTTTCATTATATAATCACCCCCTTATTGTCCTATGGTGATTGATATAAAATCACCAGTTGTAAATAATATTTCTGTATCATTTATTTCGTACATATATGTTGATTTTTCAAATTTTATCTTTGTATTTCCTGATTTTTTTGAATTAATTTCTACTGTGATGAGATTTTCTGGAAGAACAAAATTGGTATCTTCAGAAACCACACTAAAAATAAATTCATTATGATCATTATATTCAATTATTTTTTTGATAACATAATAATTATCATCATCAAATAAAGTATTTTCAATACAATTTTCTGGGTTAATATCAATGTATTCTGGATCATAAGAAATTCTTATGTCAAATCCATGAATGTTGTTTTTAAAGGAAGTATTTATTGTAAAATTATCAACTGAATCTATGTCTATATTTATTTCATTTGGAATAAAGTATATATCGGGAAGTTCGCCTTCTTCCTTTTTAACAAATTCAAAACTCCATATAGGTCCTGGTACAATATACATCCCATCTGTTGCCACGATTCTCCAATAATAGGTTGAAGAATAATTTAATTCCTTATCCAATCTGTTTGTTTGTAAATTGTATTCAGTATAATCGTTTTCAATTAAATTATTAACATCATCATACACATCTGAAATATAGAAATCAAAAGACAAAGGTGTTCCTTCTGGGTCGAATGCTTTCCATTCAAAGGATACAGTTGTACCTACAACTGTCGGAGCATCTGGTTTGTGATATGAATCTATAATTGGAGGTTTATTTTGAGAAGAAATTGTGAATTTTCTTAATTTACTTTTTACAGGTGGATTTACTGTATCTGAAACTTCAACATTCCAATAAAAATCTCCAGGTTCTTGTAATTTGTAAGTATAAGAAATTTTTTTGTTTTGCAAATCTTCAAAGGATATTATTTCATTTAAAGTAGTTTCGGATTTTCCTATATTCAGACTGTATAACAGAGTTCCATTGTCTGTATCTGTGGCCATCCAGCTAAAGACTATTTCGTTTGAAATAAATGAAGAATTATCTTCAGGAGAGAATAATTGAATGATTGGAGTTGCGTTTTCAGGTG
This genomic interval from Marinitoga sp. 1197 contains the following:
- a CDS encoding carboxypeptidase-like regulatory domain-containing protein; translation: MEKKVWILILIFIIVFFIYSCDRLQQIEEGFITFNVKDKVTNTPIQSATIKIIQNGSLVVQAKTDENGSYEFKLPTGDYDYEVSKTYYYPLSSKVTVYTKEKRTENVLLEPAENNPPTFGRYISPLDNQIVKDKKVTFKWEANDIEEDAIYYNIYLKYLGNDFIKLNDDPLETNNYTYEPPIKGKYQWRVELWDEPNKNYKILIREAPQFDYQPTLDSTFNHKPEISLVYPADNDPIATSKINFSWVASDADKDPLTFDLFLGKSETTFNNIISNYKKTSYTYSLNSTGQYFWKVLVSDGKETVESSVFSFNYSPPENATPIIQLFSPEDNSSFISNEIVFSWMATDTDNGTLLYSLNIGKSETTLNEIISFEDLQNKKISYTYKLQEPGDFYWNVEVSDTVNPPVKSKLRKFTISSQNKPPIIDSYHKPDAPTVVGTTVSFEWKAFDPEGTPLSFDFYISDVYDDVNNLIENDYTEYNLQTNRLDKELNYSSTYYWRIVATDGMYIVPGPIWSFEFVKKEEGELPDIYFIPNEINIDIDSVDNFTINTSFKNNIHGFDIRISYDPEYIDINPENCIENTLFDDDNYYVIKKIIEYNDHNEFIFSVVSEDTNFVLPENLITVEINSKKSGNTKIKFEKSTYMYEINDTEILFTTGDFISITIGQ